Proteins encoded in a region of the Procambarus clarkii isolate CNS0578487 chromosome 28, FALCON_Pclarkii_2.0, whole genome shotgun sequence genome:
- the LOC123755171 gene encoding cuticle protein AMP1A-like: MKFTILAVVVAAAVAAPQGGYQLQPTYSAPTLRAQAPATFEIVPILRDDRVQDDNGKYNFEVEAGNGIVFSESGSPDGPEGAVVSSGQYSYTAPDGTPVLVKYVADENGFQPESDLLPVAPEFPHPIPQFVLDQIAKAAEEDAAAARAQTPELRAAASYQAPSLTYGQPQ; this comes from the exons ATGAAGTTC ACGATCCTTGCTGTTGTAGTGGCCGCTGCCGTCGCCGCCCCACAGGGTGGCTATCAGCTCCAGCCTACCTATAGCGCCCCCACTCTCAGAGCTCAGGCTCCTGCCACCTTTGAAATAGTGCCCATCCTGAGGGACGACCGTGTCCAGGACGATAACGGAAAATACAATTTTGAAGTGGAAGCTGGCAACGGCATCGTATTTTCCGAGAGTGGCTCTCCCGATGGGCCAGAGGGTGCAGTGGTTTCGTCTGGACAATACTC CTACACTGCTCCTGACGGCACTCCCGTCCTTGTGAAGTACGTCGCCGACGAGAACGGCTTCCAGCCTGAGTCTGACCTGCTGCCAGTGGCTCCTGAGTTCCCCCACCCAATCCCCCAGTTCGTGCTGGACCAGATCGCCAAGGCTGCTGAGGAAGACGCTGCCGCTGCCAGAGCGCAGACCCCTGAATTAAGAGCTGCCGCATCCTATCAGGCTCCTTCCCTCACCTACGGCCAGCCTCAGTAA